DNA sequence from the Butyricimonas faecalis genome:
TTCGATAACCTCGCTTCATGGCAGAATCCATGTAACAATGAACTTTCCCGTTATTGGAGTATGATAAGCCCCGAGTTGGATTGGCGACCGGAATACAAGGTTATCACTTTTGCAAATGAAATTATTTATAACCTGAAAAAAGAAAACCTTGCGGAAAAAAGGTACAATCATTACATGGGACAAGCCCTCGTGTTAAGAGCCTATATGTACTTCTATATACTTCGAGTATGGGGGGATGCCCCCTTGATCTTAAATTCAGAAGATACGGGAGAGATAGGGCGGACAGCGTGGCAAGAAATCGCCGCTCAATGCATAACGGATTTACAGGAAGCCGCCAAGTTGTTACCTCATGCCGATGCACAAGAAGACGCGAATGGCGAAACTCTCACGAGCAAACAAATCGCTTCCCAAGGGACGGCTCACGCTATACTGGCTCACCTTTACGCATGGAAAGCAACATTAAATAAAGAACCGGAACTGAATCAACTCGCTATCGCGGAGTGCGACACGGTATTATCTTACAAGTATTATCAATTGGCGGGAAGTATTCATGACGTTTGCGAAACGGTGATGCTTGGCAATAGTAGCGAGGGAATTTTTGAACTGGATTACAGGGATACCGATTTCGATTTCGTGACATCCGGTTCACGGTTAGCGGGTTTTTGTCAGTCATTCCCGATCGTACCCCTTGCTACCCCGCAAACCAAACGAAGGAATCTAAGAATAAATAACACGACAGTTTATGCGCTTTACCCAGATACGAACGACGATCGACGGAAAGAATATTTTTATGAACTGGATTATTACAACTCGCAAAGTACCTCTATCACGCAAGGGGCAGCATACATTCAAAAGCTACGTCATTATAGCAAATACACGGATGGAACGCAGGTAGGACGTATAAAAAGTTACCTTGATAACGAGATCATTATCCGTCTTGCTGACATTATTTTGTTACGCGCAGAATTGAAAGCGAAAACAGGGGATCAGGCAGGTGCGGAAGTGGATTTAAACCGCATTCGCCGGAGAGCCAACACGAGTGCTTATGATGCAAGCGAGGGTAGCCTGAAAGAAGCTATTCAGAATGAAAGGGACAGAGAATTATTTCTTGAAGGTATTAACACGCGCTTCTTTGATATGGTAAGAAACGGTATGTTCCGGAAGAAACTGAGAGGCAAATTTAAAACCTTGAGCGATCAAGACGTGGAGAATGGGGCTTTGTTTGTTCCAGTCAGTTCAATGGCGTTTAGCAATAACACCCGCATGATTCAAACTACATACTGGAAAAAAAACGGTTATCCACATAAATAATAAAGTTATGAAAAATATATCACTTGTATTGACGATTGCCGCGTTGATGGCGTGCTGCGATAAAGATAATTATATAGATTCTGGCATACACGAGCGAAAGCACGATTGCACGATTTGGGAGTATTTTCAAACCGACCATGCGAATTGGGATTCCCTGATCGTGATGATCCGCCACGCAAGTATGATAAAATACTTTGACGGAACGAACAAAGACGAGATTACTATTTTCGCCCCGACCAATCATTCAATTAATCAATATTTGTTTCAAACACTGGATGACAACGGGGAACGTTTTTACGAGAAGGTGACGGAAATTCCCGCTAACGAGTGCCGTGAAATGCTTCTCTCGTACATGATGCACGGAAAAAAGTTTTTGCAGGATTTCGATCACGAGGTGAAAGGTACTCTAACGGGCGGGACTATAGTGCAAGCCTTGTCGGGTATAGATTTGAGAGTGTACAGGATTACATCCACCTTTTATGACATTCCCGATCTTGGGGCGGAAAAGTTGGCATTCCAAGCCCCTGACGACTATATCGGTACGGTTGCCTCGTGCAACATAGAAATGAACAACGGTGTGGTACACTCACTTGATGCAACTTGTATGTTTACAAAATTATAAAATCAGAACTATGAAAACAGTTATATTATCATTATTCATTCTTCTTTTGGTTATCGGTTGTCAAAAAGATATTGCAATCGGGTATTTGAACGTAGCAAATGCCCTGTATTCACCAGATTCGCTTGTGGTGAAAGCAAAATTGGACGAGGAAGAGGACGCTTATCAAATAAAGCATAAAATACCGTGGCAATCGAACGCAATGGACGGAGTGGAAGGGACATTACCTATTTGCTTTCAGATATGGAACATTAACGGGGAACAACCGGAAATCATGAATCAATTCACGATAAAGCCCACGGGAGTAATCGAACTTCCATGTAATCATACAGTTCCAAACGGTCGGTATGTTTTAAGCGTCAAGATCGGCAATAAAGATCATGACTACACGATTGATTCAGCCTTTACAGTGATCGTAGAATAATGAGTATAAGCACGTTACATTGCATTAGATTGAAAATATTTTAAACTTTTTTTGTGTATAAGATAATTATTTTTAATCATTTGTAATGACAGAATGCAATACGTTTGGTTTTTATTGATAGCATGTAAATTTGAAAGCAGCCGGAAAAGCAGAAGTAAAGCACATTCTTTTTCTCACATTAGTACAATCCGGCTGTTTTCTTTAGAAATTATTATCTGGTATATAATTGATTGCGGATATTTGAACGTAGGACAACCTGATCTGATGAATATAATGAATTGATAGTTTGCAAAATAATTAGATCAAAAACTAAGGGAGAACCCGCACCCCTCTATCAAGAAACTTAAGGGTGAGAGAAACTGCCCCCTCTCGCTTTAAGTTCATTCTGGAAACCGACTTTTTTTTCTTCGAAGCAGTTTCATTTGTTATAGTGGAAAGTTTTTTGTTGCATGCCCATTTTCATGAAGAAACAGAATATGGAAGTCCTATCGGGAAAAGGAATTAACATCCTGGAAAGTCCATCTTCCAAACCTTTCCTTACCAAGAGAGAGAATCACTTGGCAATCAGCATCCCTGCATAAGTTTACGAGATGTTCAAATCCATCGTTTCATTTGGCAAGTATTCATCTTTTTTGATTTTCAAGCCCTTAATCATATTATATTCTCGAAATTATTAGTAACTTCGCTATTAGTTTTAAATTTTACCGTCGTAAATTTTACGATGGTAATTTTTATGATGGCAAAATAAAATATGAAAGAGATAGAATATGAAAAAGTCCTGTTTAAGTATGAAGTCGAGAGCAGGCTTTTTTCAATGGAGGATAGGTAACTTGTTTAAGGGGGAAGGACTATGTAACTTTGTATGAAAACAATAAAGGGCAAAATAGAATAAATCATCAAAACATGAAAAAGGAAACAAAAACAATTCGTTTGATCTATCCTCAATGGCAAGGTGCCAATATCGTAAATTTGATTACAGAGGTTGAAAATCCCAATGATGCCTCAAGGGGATATTTATTGGGGGCACAACTCTTAAATTTTCTAGCCCCGGACAATGGCCAAGAAACACTAACCGTTCCAGTTGCGACTGAAATTACGGATCGCAAGGTGACAGACGGAGTCCTCGACCGGGATATTATAGCCCGTCAAACAAGAGCTGCATTAGACATGCTACAAGTCAGTAATCCTGATAAAATCGTAACACTTGGCGGAGAATGTTCGGTCAGTGTCGCTCCCTTTACTTACTTGGCTCAAAAATACAAGAACGATGTTGCCCTGGTTTGGATTGATGCACATCCCGATATCACGCTCCCCGGAGACATCTATCCCGGATTTCACGCTATGGCCGTAACAGCCTGCATGGGGCATGGCGACTCCAAAATCCTAGCGGAATTACCTGCCCAATTTACCCCATCAAACATATTATTCGTGGGATTACGCAACTGGGAACGTGAAGAAATCAAAGAACGACAAAAGCAATACGGGATAAAACATCTCACTCCAAAAGATGTTGCACGAAACAGCGATGCTATTAAAACTTGGTTGAAATCATGCGGAACGTCGAAAGTCGTTATCCATTTTGATATGGACGTACTTGATCCTGCCGAAATCATCGCTGCAGTTGGAACTGACCCCGATGGGATGAAAATGGAAGAAGTCATTCGGGTAATAAAGGACATTGCCGCAGAAAAAGAATTAGTAGGCTTGACAATTGCAGAACCCATGCCTCGCACGGCAATCAGGATCAAAAATATGCTACATCAATTACCCCTGCTGAAATAAAAAATTTGGGATTTACACACTTTTTGAAACACTATCAAACACTATCTCTAATTTTTCACGTGAGCCCCTATTTTTAGGAATTTACTGAATACCAAAAAAAGTCCTACAAAACATTGATTTTGTAGGACTTGTCTTTTTGTTGTCGCCTTTTGGCTTTTCTTTTAGTGATCCAGCTGGGACTCGAACCCAGGACCCCAACATTAAAAGTGTTGTGCTCTACCGGCTGAGCTACTGAATCCTTCAATCGTGTTTCTCAATTGCGGTGCAAAGATAGTAATTCTATCTGAACTCCCAAAAAGATAACAGATTTTTTTTACGGAAAAATATAAGATATTCTGAACGGGAAAAGGCTTTTCGACTATTCTTCGATACACAAGGATTCTATCTTCAGCAAACGTTCTCTAAGACGAGGCATATCTTTCTGCCTGATAGACAAAGTCATTTCACATTCCATCTCAAAATTTCGGGATAATATGTCCGGTTCTTCTTCTTTCAACACTTTCATCACGTCGTTCATCACGACATAAGCAAAATGCACGCGAATAACCTCATCCACAGTACGCTCCACGATCTCTGCATGATTGATCGCATCAGCAGCAGCTTCTTTATAGGCTTGTATCAAGCCGGATACGCCTAATTTGATTCCCCCGAAATACCGGATTACCACGATAAGCACGTTAGATAAATCATTGGAAACAATCTGTCCAAGGATAGGTTTTCCCGCCGTGGAAGAAGGTTCCCCGTCATCATTCGCCCGGAAACGCTCCCGATTTGCACCCAGACAATACGCATAACAATGGTGACGGGCATCATAATATTTCGTTTTAAGCCCAGCAACAATATCTTTAATCTCTTCTTCGGATTTCACGGGATAAATAAAAGAAATAAAGCGACTGCCTTTTTCCTTGTACAGGCCCTCGGCAATCGTATTTACAGTTCTATATTTATCCTCCTCCATAAAGGAACGCAATAATTAGTTACGACAATAAAGTTTCTTCTGGAGTTCCTCCACCTGAGCTTTAAAAGCACGATCGGTTTCCATCAAATCGGTAACAGCCTTACAAGCATACAACACGGTCGTGTGGTCCTTTTTACCGATTTGCTTACCAATGTATGCTAACGATGCATTCGTGTAAGTCTTGCTGAAATACATGGCCAACTGGCGAGCTTGAACGACTTCTCGCTTTCTCGTTTTTTCCTGTAACATTTCGGGAGCCATGTTAAAATGCTTGCAAACAACTTGCTGAATATCTTCCACGGTCAACTCGACTTTCTGGTTCTTCACCATTTTACCCAAGATCTCCTTCACCACATCAACCGTCAGGTCTTTATGATTAAAAGTCGCTTGAGCCAGTAAAGAAATCATAGCTCCCTCCAATTCCCGCACATTATTGCTCACGTATTTACAGATATATTCCAACACCTCGTCCGAAAAGTCTATACCATCTTTGTGCGCTTTAAAACGAGCTATTTCCATACGAGTTTCAAAATCAGGAGCTTTTATCTCCGCAGACAACCCCCAACGGAAACGGGAAAGTAAACGCTCCTCCAAGCCACTCAACTCTGCCGGTGAACGATCGGATGTCAGTATCAGTTGTTTCCCTGACTGATGCAAGTGGTTAAATATATGAAAGAATGTATTCTGAGTGGCAGTTTTACCGGCTAATTCATGAATATCATCCAAAATCAACACGTCGATTAATTGATAGAAATGTAAGAAATCATTGATCTCGTTCTTACGCACAGCTTCCGTGAATTGAGTCTGAAAAACATTCGTGGTCACGTACAATACCACCTTGTTGGGATAATTTTGTTTAACCTCCATACCGATAGCTTGTGCCAAATGAGTTTTTCCCAATCCAGACCCACCATATATTAACAAGGGATTAAAAGCCGTACCGCCCGGATTTTGCGCAATCGCCACGGCGGCAGATTTTGCCAATCGATTACAACTTCCCTCGATATAACTATCCAGCGTGTAGGAAGGATTTAATTGAGGATCTATCTGTAAACGATTATTATTGCGTTCGAAAGGATTTTTAGGAGCAACACTATCCGGTTTACCATTCACGTACACCGTGTTCGGTTCCACCTTTTTCATGTTATTGGAAGGCATTGTCACGGAAAGAGGATCACGAGGAT
Encoded proteins:
- a CDS encoding RagB/SusD family nutrient uptake outer membrane protein; this encodes MKSILYIFIPFVFILNSCSNSFLVEEPKISVTNNNFWKTDQDFQAATMGLHSLFRSAHGSVIVQYRDRGLLFDNLASWQNPCNNELSRYWSMISPELDWRPEYKVITFANEIIYNLKKENLAEKRYNHYMGQALVLRAYMYFYILRVWGDAPLILNSEDTGEIGRTAWQEIAAQCITDLQEAAKLLPHADAQEDANGETLTSKQIASQGTAHAILAHLYAWKATLNKEPELNQLAIAECDTVLSYKYYQLAGSIHDVCETVMLGNSSEGIFELDYRDTDFDFVTSGSRLAGFCQSFPIVPLATPQTKRRNLRINNTTVYALYPDTNDDRRKEYFYELDYYNSQSTSITQGAAYIQKLRHYSKYTDGTQVGRIKSYLDNEIIIRLADIILLRAELKAKTGDQAGAEVDLNRIRRRANTSAYDASEGSLKEAIQNERDRELFLEGINTRFFDMVRNGMFRKKLRGKFKTLSDQDVENGALFVPVSSMAFSNNTRMIQTTYWKKNGYPHK
- the dnaA gene encoding chromosomal replication initiator protein DnaA translates to MKKDCKSVWSECLDLIKEQVLPRTFKTWFAPIRALSFKDDVLTIQVPSQYVYECLEEHFVDILRKAVRSAIGPNAKLEYSVVVEESHPRDPLSVTMPSNNMKKVEPNTVYVNGKPDSVAPKNPFERNNNRLQIDPQLNPSYTLDSYIEGSCNRLAKSAAVAIAQNPGGTAFNPLLIYGGSGLGKTHLAQAIGMEVKQNYPNKVVLYVTTNVFQTQFTEAVRKNEINDFLHFYQLIDVLILDDIHELAGKTATQNTFFHIFNHLHQSGKQLILTSDRSPAELSGLEERLLSRFRWGLSAEIKAPDFETRMEIARFKAHKDGIDFSDEVLEYICKYVSNNVRELEGAMISLLAQATFNHKDLTVDVVKEILGKMVKNQKVELTVEDIQQVVCKHFNMAPEMLQEKTRKREVVQARQLAMYFSKTYTNASLAYIGKQIGKKDHTTVLYACKAVTDLMETDRAFKAQVEELQKKLYCRN
- a CDS encoding arginase family protein; translated protein: MKKETKTIRLIYPQWQGANIVNLITEVENPNDASRGYLLGAQLLNFLAPDNGQETLTVPVATEITDRKVTDGVLDRDIIARQTRAALDMLQVSNPDKIVTLGGECSVSVAPFTYLAQKYKNDVALVWIDAHPDITLPGDIYPGFHAMAVTACMGHGDSKILAELPAQFTPSNILFVGLRNWEREEIKERQKQYGIKHLTPKDVARNSDAIKTWLKSCGTSKVVIHFDMDVLDPAEIIAAVGTDPDGMKMEEVIRVIKDIAAEKELVGLTIAEPMPRTAIRIKNMLHQLPLLK
- a CDS encoding fasciclin domain-containing protein, yielding MKNISLVLTIAALMACCDKDNYIDSGIHERKHDCTIWEYFQTDHANWDSLIVMIRHASMIKYFDGTNKDEITIFAPTNHSINQYLFQTLDDNGERFYEKVTEIPANECREMLLSYMMHGKKFLQDFDHEVKGTLTGGTIVQALSGIDLRVYRITSTFYDIPDLGAEKLAFQAPDDYIGTVASCNIEMNNGVVHSLDATCMFTKL
- a CDS encoding IMPACT family protein yields the protein MEEDKYRTVNTIAEGLYKEKGSRFISFIYPVKSEEEIKDIVAGLKTKYYDARHHCYAYCLGANRERFRANDDGEPSSTAGKPILGQIVSNDLSNVLIVVIRYFGGIKLGVSGLIQAYKEAAADAINHAEIVERTVDEVIRVHFAYVVMNDVMKVLKEEEPDILSRNFEMECEMTLSIRQKDMPRLRERLLKIESLCIEE